The nucleotide sequence AGGAGATAACCGCAACAACAGTTTTGATTCTCATGCTTGGGGATTTTTGCCTAAAGAGGATATCTTTGGTCAGGCTTACAAAATCTATTGGCCGATGAACAGGGTAAAATCATTAATTAGGGAGTAGTCATCAGTCATTAGTCATTAGTCCTTAGTTCAATAGTTAATCCCTAACTTTCTGCAATCAACAAGAAACAAGGGGTTAACAACAGCCTAAAATTAGCTAAATTTACCCATATCTCTCTAAATAATAGGTAATAGATAATCGCTCAATTTAGACTAATAACTAATAAGTAATGACTAATGACTAATAACTAATGACTAATGACTAATGACTAATGACTAATAACTAATGACTAATGACTAATAACTAATGATTAATAACCCATGACTCAACCTGAAACTTTGCAAAACCTTCTTGAAGCCATTGCTAAGGGAGAAGTTAGTCCCGCAACAGCTTTAGAACAACTCAAACACCTCAGTTTTGAACCTCTGGAAGAATTTGCTAAAATAGACCATCATCGCCAATTAAGGACAGGTTTTCCGGAGGTGATCTGGGGTCCGGGCAAAACCCCTGAACAAATTGCCCAAATTATGAAGGCGATGCGCCAACATTATCCTGTCGTCATGGCGACTCGTATTGAATCTGAAGTTGCTGAAGATTTAGAAGAACTTGTTCCGGGTTTAATTTACTACCCGGTTGCCCGAATTTGTGCCCTCAAAACGGGAACACTGAAGATCAACGCCACAGGCATTATTTCTATCCTAACGGCAGGAACAGCCGATATTCCCGTCGCCGAGGAAGCCGCCATAACGGGAGAACTGTGTGGGTTTGAGGTAAAACGTCTTTGGGATGTAGGAGTCGCCGGCATTCACCGCTTATTAAGTCATCGTCACTTGATTTCCCATGCAGATGTATTAATTGTGGTGGCCGGAATGGAGGGAGCATTACCGAGTGTGGTGGCAGGAATGGCGGATTGTCCGGTGATTGCCGTACCCACTAGCATCGGTTATGGGGTGAGTTTTGGTGGAGTGGCTCCGCTATTGACAATGCTTAATTCTTGTGCTACAGGAATCGGAGTGGTGAATATTGATAATGGTTTTGGTGCGGCTATTTTAGCCGGTCAAATTCTTCGCAGCGCTGAAAAATTAGCGAAAAAAATAAATGGATAAACAAATCCTATAAGGGGGACACTTTAGAGGCAGCTTTGGCACTGCCCCTATAATCATGGTTTCACAGGGTTTACTTAAAATTGCCCGGACTATTTTCGGTAAAAATTAGGGATTTATCATCAAAATCTAGCGAGTCGTTTAAATTTTCTATTAGCCGATTTAACATCGATAATTGTCTACGTTCAGCACGAAGACGCGCTTTAGTTAATAACAGTCTGGCTTGTTTTTGAATAGCCATAATTTAACTCCTTCGAGGCTGATAGCAATTAACAAAATTTCCTGTATAAATTTATAATATTTTTATTATGTCAAGGCTGTGAAGAAAATATGACAATCTGGTGAAAATAGCCTTAAAATTAGAAAATTTTTAGATTAAAATTGAGAATTTATCGGCATCTATCTAAAGAATTATTAGGCAATTTTAAAAAATTAATACTAGAAATAAATTATTTGTTTACGGTGATGTTAAGATTTAAGCTTTTCAAAAATGCTTATAATATCATCATCACATCCAGAATTGCTCAAAAATCAATAAACTTGGAGGAGCAGCCGAGTAAGCACTGCCCCTATAATTTGGAAAACTATTTAACTCCTGCTGGTAAATAACTCTCGATCACACTACGAAAGTCACTCTTTTGTTTAACGCCGCGCATTTCTTTTAAAAATTGTTTATCTTTAAAGAATTGAACGGTAGGCGTACCCACTACGCCGCCAGTTTTAGCAATCTCTGGGTCAGCATCGATATCAATTTCGACAAAGTGGAT is from Gloeothece verrucosa PCC 7822 and encodes:
- the larB gene encoding nickel pincer cofactor biosynthesis protein LarB, whose translation is MTQPETLQNLLEAIAKGEVSPATALEQLKHLSFEPLEEFAKIDHHRQLRTGFPEVIWGPGKTPEQIAQIMKAMRQHYPVVMATRIESEVAEDLEELVPGLIYYPVARICALKTGTLKINATGIISILTAGTADIPVAEEAAITGELCGFEVKRLWDVGVAGIHRLLSHRHLISHADVLIVVAGMEGALPSVVAGMADCPVIAVPTSIGYGVSFGGVAPLLTMLNSCATGIGVVNIDNGFGAAILAGQILRSAEKLAKKING